The nucleotide window CGTTCtttgcggcgatcatcattgcgacgcggcacggctcgcttgatggctcggACGACTCGCTTAAGGGCTTGTTTGGGGGCTCGCTTGATGTAGTGGGACGGAATCCACTGCATGGGGAGGCGTAGCCCTCGGGCGTGTCTGACCGAGGCGAAGCGCGCACGGACCAAGATCTTCCTTGTTTATTTGCATGTGGTGCTTCAACTGGAGTCGGTGCAGGTTACGTGCCTGTTGGACTTGGACTCGGAACTGCTTTTCCTTCCAGCGTTGATCCACCGAGATTTGATTTGACGGAACAGGGAAGCACAAGCATGGAAAAACTGTGCCTTGCATGCCTGACGTACGTGCATGATCATCAATATCTTTATTATTTCCTTAATTAGCTTTCTTGCTTGGCATCTTCTTCACGTCACGGTGATGTAGACCACGCATAATTTGCTTGCTTGCATGTCGGACGGAAGCTTTGCATGGCGGTGTAGATATATCATCACGTGATGACATAATGCTATGTTTAAATCTTCGGCGTTGATGCATGCAGTGGCTGAAGCTTGGACTTTGTATTCGTCGAAACACCGATCTCGTTGAGGTGTAGGAACAGATCTAAAACGCTGCTGCAGATGAAGTCACGGTCCAGCCGACTTGCTTTTTGCCGTTGAGATCCCGACGAATCCCGGAGCATGGGATCATATTGCTAAACACCGGCGATTGCAGATTAATAAATAAAACTCTTCCACGCACGATGACATACTGTCGCGGATTACTTGGAGACACCCGTAGCAAGCTGCTGGCGGGGCGCCGTCGTCATGTTGAATTGTCGTGGACAACGATGACAAAGAAATTCTCGCACAAAATTGAGAGTCGATCTTGCCGAGAACATGACGTTGATCTTGAGGTACGCTATCTGGTTCGTCAGGGTATCAGAATGCACATTCCTACATGGCGCGTCAACTGTTGTCTAAAGATGCTCGGCAATTCACCGAGGGGTATGCTCACGATGGCAGAGGTAcgcgtgatcaggaactagatggtaacagagacacgagacataagatttatacaagTTCAGGCCGTCAATgtgacgtaaaaccctacgtcatgtgctctgttggtttgtattgctgGAATACGAGATGAGATGtgggatgtcgactaggggacccctgcccctccttatatactctggaggggtagggttacaaggaaagtatcctagtcGGTTACATGGTAGGTATTTTATTTAGATTACAATATCTATAGTATCCGGTCAGATCTTCTAGATATCTTGTGGTGTAagccgagcagtgccgtgcgcCGCAAGTCTTGATGTCGTGGGCTGGACCATTCTTGATGGTGCGGCCATGTCCAtggccatgggtatccggggttatAACCCCCACACTTGCTCTCTAATTTCTCTCCACGTGACTCCTTCGAACCTCCTCGTGCTCACCCTAATCGATCACATGATGGACATGCAACGACTTTTCACGCTCGATGTGCTATATGTGCCAACAACGAATTCATCCTCTACGGACCAAGATCCAGTGTTTGGCGAGATGAAGGGTGTTTGGTACGTAGTTAGAACTTACCACACCTAAAGTCTGGTGCGTTGACTCGATTGGGCTGACGTTTGGTTCATAACCATAGCTTTGGTGTGCCACAATTGCTCAAGCTTGTTTGTAGTCTCTTGCAAGGGCGGATCCaacggggcgggggggggggggggggctcgagcccctctACCCATACCGGAGCAGTGGAACTCCTGTAGTcctcatgaatttttaggcaaagttctatagtgtagatGGGTTGAGACTTGagatcgagcagcagtcggaggtatgtgttgttcagcccccctaaaatttttcctggatccgccgtTGGTCTCTTGCATCAGTTTTTCACACCAAAAATCTTGCGAACTATTTTGTCGCGGAACCTCCGGCGCGGCCATAACTGTGGTGTGGCAGGCTGAGGTAACCAGCCAAACAGGCCCGAGGTCTCTGGTCCCCTGCCCCACTACAACAAAATTCATGAACATGGAGGATGATTGTGAATGATTTGTGGCTATGAATGTTTAGTTTGTAAGTGTGATTTGGGAATTGTGAACTTTAAGATCTATCGACCTTTGGACGCACTTTGATTTTATCAATGATTTATGTGGCTGATTAGGCTTGCTATAGGCGTGTCGGACAATTGTGCTCGCATGGCCATGGTTAAGGTTGCCACGTGCAGTACCTAGGTCTTGACGAGTTTACGGGCAGCTTGGCACGACACGGTTACCTAATCACGTCGTGCCTAAAGAAAGGAGTTCGTAAAAGCAAGGACGGTGAGGAGTGACAGAGAAGTGCACTCGGATAGTTGATGGAGGAAAATATATGGATGCATGAAAAAAAAAATACCGTACTTTAATAATATTGTAAAGAAGATCAAAGATGTCATATTTTAAGAGGAGAAGCAGGGGTGAATCCGGCGCTTATTACATATATACTACTACCTCACACTAAAATAAACTTTGCCGAGAAGCCAACCTAACGAAAGCAACAACAGGAATACATGATAACGAACACACACAGAGTACACAGTTCATGCAGCCAATCACCCTCACCCGCACTCCATTGCTAGCTATATATAGCTAGCTAGTTGTAAATAGAGCACTTCATCCTGATCTCGGCGTCCGCACCGGGGCTGGTCTTGACCTCGATGCTGCCCATCTTCACCATCGCTGCCGCGAACTTGGTCTCCCACAGATTTCCCGAAGAACCGGCGGCGTAGGTATCCACCAGCGGCTTCGTTTGCGGCGAGCTCAGCGCAGCGTCCGAGTCCAGCACCACGTCATCGTCGTTCACGTTCTGGTAGTACTGGACGTCCATGGTGTCAGGGGTTTTGTAGTCCAGCGCCACCTTCGTGTTGCCGCCGCTCCTGCACTTGTCCTTGAGATCCTTGGCGAGGGTGGCGTTCATGTCCGTCCGGTTGGAGACGAACGCGCAGCGGGCTTGGCCGATGGTGTGCGCCCCGGAGAGGGTGACCATGTCGTTGGTGTCGAGGCCCTTGGCGGCGAAGAAGTTGTTGAGCGCGTCGAGGTCGCAGAACGGGCCGGGCAGGTTGTCCGTGGTCTCGTTGGCGAGCGAAACGCGCCCGTCGTGGCGGCCGGCGGGCATCGCGAAGGAGCTGATCCTGCCGCCGCTGAGCACGCTGGACGCGTCGCGGGCGGCGAACGCGAGGGTGTCGGCGCACGAGACGACGCCAGGGCAGGCCGCCTCCAGCGCCGCCTTGGCCGCGTCGATCACCTCGAAGCCGCGGAGGCTGTTTATGTTGGGCAGGCCGAACATCTCCGTGGGATCGCTGGAGCAGCTCGTGTTCCTGAGGAGGACGGAGGCGTCGCACCCCCggacgaagcagtcgtggaagaagAGGCGGATGAGCCCTACCTTGAGCGCTGTCGCTGAGGGGGCAGGGCTCTTCTTCAGGGGGTAAGAGGTCAGGTTTCCGGGGCAGACCAGCCCGCCGCCCAGGAGCGATGGGACTGGGCGAACCCACCCGCCCTGGCAAATGATGCTGGCGCCATGGCAAGCCACTGGCCCGAGCAACGCAAGCAAGGCGACGAGGGCGGCAAGCTTGGCATCCAACTTCTTTGCATTTGCACCAGATTGTGTGTGCTTTTCTCCATGGGCAATGCGTGTAATTTATAGCTAGCTCCTGCTGGGCGAGGAGAGCGTGGCACTGTCCACTGTCCACACGGTTCGCGGCGGTGCACGTTGGCGACGACGACGCCGGATGCGAATTTCACCGAAGGCGGCGCGCGGATGTAGCAGGGACCGCAGCTGACCAACCGATGATCTATTTTGACCGTCTGATTTTGAATCCGGAGGTGGTTGTGATTTGGGTGTGAAAATACTAGACCCTGCTGGTGCGTGTCTTCCCTCATACCACGTTGGGTTTGCATATATTGtttgttctgttttttttttgaagtaaTATTGTTTGTTCTGTTATTAGATTCGAGGTGCATTTTATGTACTCCACAAATTCAATGATCTATCCGATCCTATGCGAGCCCACACAGTGAAATAAGGGTATGTTTGGATTCACTCCTCTAAACTTTAAAGCTCTAAAAACTTTAGAGCACTTTAGTTCACTCACCAGTATAgaaataatttttgatccacttcaaaatttggctttagtcccggtatttttcgcgtccgagactagagaaacctttagtcccagttggtagatccaactaggactaaagatccctgcccaacggctactacacaggcttttgctgcaggggacctttagtcctggttggagctaccaaccaggactaaaggttaacttttactcccggttggtccctccaaccggtagtaaaagtctactcccggctgaaggttccgtccgggactagaaatgaACCTTTAGTttcggttgctgtctccaaccgggactaaaagtcccctcctatataccccttcttcctctccgagcccgagccacttcgagcttgatggtgggatttccatgtcgcttttggacaatgagtgatgaaaaaatgaaaagatttacgttaaaataatgtgaaaacaaatttccaatcgaaaataaaagttttaatgatttaaattaaacactacatttttgcattaacgaaatagtaattattaatgacattatgtttcaatatttataagaaaaaataaaaaaaaactttaggtcacacaattttcctgtgtgcaataaagcaaaagtaaatcaatattcttttaaaacaattttatgtcttgtatttaatttactgtgcaattaacaagactttaacattttatagaaagaaatatataaaaaaacaaatggagcttgaaacggCGCAGGAAGTGAAACTGCAGCCTAACTTTAGTCTCgggtagatctaccacccgggactaaaggtgggctgcattttttgcggcccgccaaaaatacacctttagtcccggctcgtagtaccagccgggactaaaggtcttttcgtCCCGGGCGCTTACaggagctgggactaaaggtccctctcctatataaggtggttgtttcttctttctccttactcttcgtcttcgtcgcccatcgccactgccgccgccgccgccctcgtcacCGTCGCCCGTGGCCACCTCATCGTCCTTGACCTCTCCACCGCCGGACCCGGCGCCGATCTTCTCCTTTTCGACCTCCGACGCGCTCTTCGACTACGCGTGGTCCGAGTCCCACGACTCCCTCTGCGCCGCCGCCTCCGAGGACGGCTCCGTGCGCCTCCTTCGCGAGCACGCGCGGGAGGTGCACGGCCTCGACTAGAACCCCAACGCCGGCCGCCCCGCGTGCCACCAACACCGTCGGCCCCAACGTactcgaaaacctattcgaaaaccaaaatgaatcatcaattgaaaataaaaacaaaaaaaaagaaaaaaagaaaacctttagtcccggttggtaaccgggactaaagggccagcccacgtggccaggccgggaggcctctttagccccggttggtattaccaactaggactaaaggtagacctttagtcccggacgagaaaccaggactaaaggaggggccctttagccccggattcgtgctcccggttgggaaaccgagattgaaggggtttcccaaccggaagtacaacttgtttctgtactagtgactTTTGATATCTAAATATCTAATGTGAGGTGGACTAAAGTTTATGTTTAATTTTAGACCACCTGTTTTAAGTTTTAACTCTAAACTTTAGAGGTAAGTTCAGAAGAGAGGATCCAAACATGCTCTAACGAAACAAGGCTGCATCACCTGcaaaagtttgttccatatatagtTGATATAtaatcatacttttgcacaaagcgaacctttatatatatatatatatatatatatatatatatatatatatatatatatatatatatatatatgtgtgtgtgtgtgtgtgtgtgttttctcTGTATATGGATTTTTAAGGAACATTTTTCAAATGCACAAATTAATTAAATGTGTCGTATATATTTATCCACACTATTAAATTACTTTTATACCCGCATATGGTTCATGCAAATTAACAAACTAATACCAGTTTAAGCCACTGAATTTAGATCGCTTTAGCTTTTGAGACTCTGGACAGGAGTTGTAAATTGATGTTTAAAGTTTATCCGACCTCACAAAACTTTGGACCACACAACCTAAATTAAAGTGTTCTAAAGTTAGTCCTTAATTTTAACTAACTAGATTTTAGACCATAGGATACAAACATGACCTAAAATTAATTATCGTTATATATAAGAGTTCTGTACGTAATAATTTTTTGTAATGTTGGTGTCAAATATTAACAATCCACTCACTTTGGCATACAAAGAATAGGGATACGTGTGTGTGACTTAAAAGAACAAGATGCAAGTCCTAGTCATGCCGTGTGTCAGGGAGCTAtgccttaggccttgtttagttacccaaaatccaaactttgatactatacaaaaagaagattttccatcacatcaaacttgtgatACATATGtgaagtactaaatattgacgaaatcaaaaactaattgcatgatttggttgtactttgcgagacgaacattttgagcctaaatagtcaacgattgaataattattatcaaatacaaacgaaatactacagtgcACCACAGTGATCTGCAGTGATTCCGGCGGCGCCAACTTCgggcaactaaacgcggccttacTCATATTGTGGACCATTGAAACGGTAAGGTTAATTAATGCATGCACACCAGAGCTAGAGTGAGAATAATGAGTATGAAAGCACATGACCTAGTATATTCTTTTACTACCTTTATTATTGTACTGCCACATCGTACTAAGTATTTATCGTGGTTACGAAACAGAGCTGGGTTACTTTGAAAACTCAAGACTGAGCAATTTTGGTCTTGATTAATTCGGTTTGGCCTCCGTTTATGACCGTACCGAACTGATCGGACAGTTTATACAAACCAAGAAATAGCAGGATCAATAGAAGATTTCCATAGCATATTGGCATACATCAAAAGATAACATCACATAGAAGATAAGGATTACATCGGCTCTTGTCGTCTCCCCTTCTTCCTAGACACCGTCGCCACCTCACCCTGGTTGTGCTCGTGGTCACCGCACTACCAGAATCTATATATTTCGTGAGAGTGCAAAACATGTCACGAAATATATGGTTTTACTCTCACGAAAATAATGCGTGAGGGTACACCGTCATGCATCAACTCTCACGATAATAGACACACGAAAAAACCCATTTCCGTGAGAGTTCACCGCCACGCATTATTTTCATGAGAGTTCACCGTGACGGCCACCCTCATGAAAATAACGTTGCCGCTAGGTTTGCATCGGTATTTTCATGGCGGTTTTTTGTGGTATTTCGTGAGAGGTCACCGTCATGAAATTATTTTGTTAGAGTTTGCTATTTCGTGAGAGTCACAGTCATGAAATGGATTTCATAAGAGTCACCGTCATGAAATTATTTCGTGAGAGTCACAGCCATGAAATGGATTTCATGAGTTTAAAAAATTCACAGGAAATATAGTATTTCATGAGAGCACACCACCATGAAAAATATGTTCAGACCATCACAAAAGTATGTTTCCTGAGTCAAAACCGTCATGAAAATTACACAACAGGAGCATCTCAAACCAAATTTCAAATGCACACATGATCCAAATGCCAATCCAACACACATACAATAAAATCCAATACATGCATAAATAATATGCAACTGATTCCAATTGCAATACATTCTAACTCCATCCAAGTGTCCAACCATTACAATAAAAGGCTTACTAGCTCATAGTCCTAGACATCCAACCTGATAAGTTCCAGCACATAGTCCTAACCATCCAATATAACAAGTCAGGATTATGTCATGTGTACCAGCATACACCTACACTAAGTCACAACTGCTGGGCATCCACTGAAGTTGTTAACAATGCCTTGGATAAACAACTAGTGCACATAAACCTTCATGTAATTTCCAATTCATGATGGCATCTGCAAATTCAATTCATGTTGGCAGCTGCAAATTCAGTCTAGGCAATTTTCCCAAGGCCTTCAACCTGCAACAGTTGCTAAGGATTAACAAATCAAGGCACGAGAATGATCACATAAATACATTTGTATCAATCCATACATTTCTACTGAACAATGGATGGCTCTAGATTCAAATTACATTTTGATTCAAGAATATTAAACTTGCAATACTTGTAGTTAAGCAACAACTTGTTGATTTGGAAACAGAGTAAAGAGGATCACATATATTTATAATCTGAAAAAAAACTATTGAGGCAAGGAACAATATATAGTCCAAAGGACCTATGAATGTACAGGTAGTAAAAtcttcaaaaaaaaattgtgcaATGTGCACATGTTTTTTTTGGGAACTGCATTCTTCTATTCGAATCATGTACAGAAGACTGTAGTTAGGTTCATAGTTTGAGGTTCAGCAGCAAGTATAGAAGTAGGGAAAATATTCACAGGAACACCATGGCAATCTGTCAGAGCTATTGCCTATAAACTACTTCAGCTAGGAAAAAAAAATAGAACTTTTTCTTTACAGGCTGGGCATATAAGATGGAAGAAATACTAAACTTGTATAGATAAGGATCACTCAAACTGAAGCTGTATacgaaaacaaaaaagaaatcaaTCTGAAGTCCATGACAAAGAAATGCAGGAgcgaataaaaataaaaaaaaacatatgCAGAAGAGAATTGCTAAGATATAATGACATTGCCATCACAAAAACATATTGTGAAGGGATCAGACataaagaaaaaatattttttcttggTATGGCTGTTCATAGAAGGACCAGGTCAAAAGGATGCCTACAGTTTTGCTAAACCCACAGTTTCAGACTGTTGATCGTTGCCACACATTCTATTAATTAAAAGCAGAAAAACACAGAAGTTAGCTTATAAAAATAATGAAAGGATGAGTACCTTTCTATCTTTTATCTTTTTTCCATGATAGTGTTCTTCAGGTTTCCGTCGTCTTGTAGCTTCTTTTCTCTATAAGCAAATCTAATTATCATTACCAATGAAATTGAAAAGAAGCGACATATGATGAACAAACTCCCTCAGAAAATATAACTAATCATTATTAACAAGAATGAAAAATAAAACACTACTTGGTTATTACGCATTCCAGTTGAAAGCATCAAGTAGGATACAACTAATTATTACTCAAGGTAAAATGGTGGATCAACAGACCAACATTTTGCTTGCCATCTACAACAAACTAAAAATATTTCCTAGTTTCTTGACACAAAATATTTCATACCAGAGTGGATGtagccgccggaggaggaggagctcccTGGCCGCCGAGGTCACCACGCCCCGCATCGATCTGGGCTCCAGGCCCCGTGCCGCCACCAGACTTCATTACAGCATATGTGTTCAAAGTGCTAGCCTTCTCGGAGCCAAACTTATATACCTATGTGACCACAAAATGAATGAAATTACAGAATAGGCTGAAACATGCAGAATTCAATACTGAGCTTATATGAAAAAGACATCTAGAGTTCAATAGCCATTACAGATTACGATGGTACACCTAATTTCTCCTTTCTTAAGGCGATAACATGCATAGTTCAGATCACTGCACAACATCTTCATATTCTTACTCCGTTGTTTAGTTTCAAAGACCAACTGTAACTACGATAGCATAACGTTCTTAGCCAATTTTTAATCTCTACTAGTACAGAGCAAATAGACTAAAAAACCTATCATATCCTTTAGAAGGAAAATACATATCAAATTTCTAATCCCTACTAATACAGAGACGATAGAATATGATAGATTCAGACATCTCTTTACACACATTTGGCAATATCTTCTTTGAGCGGAGGCATTGTCCAAGAAGGGGAAGAAAGATTCTATAGTTTCACCTGCCAGTTGCTGCCGTAGCAAGCTCCTAAGAGCGCCGTAGCCAGAGGAGCTCCCTGGCCGCTGAGGTCATCGACAGCGGATCTAGTTGCGCCGCCACCAGAGGCATGCTTTGGGGAACAGATGGCCAGATCCATGCCTCACTGGATCCACGCTGGAGCACCGCGGGGCTGTGGGGAGAGGGCGCAGTGCGGCGCTACAGGTTGGTGGCGAGGGGCGCGGTGTGGGGCTGCGGGTTGGCGACGAGGGGCGTGGTGCAGGGCTTCGAGGAGAGGGCGCGGTGCGGGGCTGAGGAATGCGGCGAGGGGCGCGATGCAGGGCTGCAGGCTGTGGCGGTGCGGGGCTATGGGGAGATCGGCGTGGTGCAGGGTTGCGGGGGCACGATGCGGGGCTATGCGGGAGAGGGCTAGGGTTTGAGCAGGGAAATCCTTTTTATACTTCGTGGGCGCAACCAAGGCTGTTGGATCTTGAATCTATTGTCAGCAATTATGGGCTGGGCATAGTAACAGGTTTATTTTGAGGTTTAGGcccattgttgtcttgtgttacTTTTATTTTAAATTTCTAGTAAAGGTCATAGTTATTATTGTAATTAATTCTGTAAActataaatgaattcaaatgaaaaaaatcatctgctacaaagttttagaaaccaacgagatctacaacttttgttttggtcatctcTCTATccgactttgtttgaacaatttaaaatttgaattttaaaaaatgtcAACTTGAAACGATATTttcaaagagtaaatgattttagctgaaaaagtcatgaacataaaagttatagaactgatcaagatctacaacttttattttggccatttattcatccgacaaagtgatagtaacattgttcataaataggATGAACAAAtggtcaaaataaaagttgtagatcttgatcggttctacaacttttatgttcatgactttttcagctgaaatcatttactacttcaaaatgttgtttgaagttgtcattttttaaaattcaaattttaaattgataaaacgaagtcacatgaaaagataacaaaaacaatagctgtaagaacacaataaattgatagatcatgattttagaaatattTAGAAAAAAGAATCACCACACTTGGAGTTagcatgagggagaaagactagttacaaaatttTGCTATAGATTAAAAGGAGAAAACTTTTATTCATGTTCTTGAATTTCTAGTATTTAAGCAATTATTTTTCTACTGAAAACCAGCAACCCATATTTCATGGCGGTGTACGACTCTCATGAaaatgatcatctcatgaaaatagaCAAATTCGTGGCGGGATAGTCATTTTCATGGGGTATTTAAATACTGTCACGAAAACAGTTGATTTTTATGACGGTGTATGGAGGACTCTCGTGAAAATAACTTTTCGTGATGGGATTTACATCACCCAATTATTTTCATGAGAGTGTGGTTTCCACTATCACGAAAAAACAACCCCCCTCACGAAATCTCCAGTTCCTAGTAGTATTGGTCCTGGTAGTACTTGTGCCACTGCTGTGAGTTGAAAGCGAGTTGTCAAGGAGAAATTGGCGCCATGGCCCGTGGGCGCCAGCGTGCGGCGTGCTGCCCACAACCTAGCTTCCTATGCCACAATGTGTGCACAAAGGCGGATGTACACCAGAAGGCGGGTATGCGACGATGGCGACAACCGAGCAGGCGGTTAGGGGCTGCTGCACTAGGGAAGTGGAGAAGCGAGCTGGCGGGTGTCAGCGACGGCTGGGCAGCGGGCGGTTGGGTTCTGGCATTAGAAGTTTACTTGATTGAGACCTTAGCTCAGACTCGCTCTTCTATTGCTAAATTAGAAGACCGACATCTGCTCCTCAATACCTTAGGCTGTCCTTATTCCAACCAAGCATAAATCTAAGTTCTTGTAGTTCTGTTCTAAGCAAACTTTTCAACAATAACCATGGTCCATAGACCATAATATCAAGAATTTATATAAATCTATTATGAAAACTACTTTTACAATGTAAATGTCTCAATTCAAGATTATATATTATACATTATTATAGATTTTGGTTATCAAATTTAGAAAAATTAGACTTAGAACAAGCCGAGTTGTGATCAGAGGAAGTATTCTTCATGAAGCAAATACAAATCTGGTAGCACAAAACAGCCAAATACTTTGACAAATTTAATTCAGTTGCATTTAGGGCATCCTCAACTCTCAATTTCTCTCTTTTAGTTTAGTTTCTGTTTGTGCTCCCACTTGTCAGGCAACCAGACATGAATTGCAGTTATTGTTGGTATTTAtgaacgcacatagataaatccgcaagcgcatggataccgctgtagctttcacacggaagtattccaagtatcgtatccacagggaaacattgAGACTAATtacagtctaacttaactaaggatagcaacaaggttaggataaaacAGAAGTGTAGAGAGGACAACTAAGGTTTTCTTGTTCTGatttcggtaagctatgtcttctactatttaactagagacattactagggaaagacaccagcataTGATGCTTTTCTTCACAACTGGGTCCTACTTGtcctacagacgggaggtggactataaaggattcaaGGAGGCTATGGGACTTTACTTTGGCAGAACCGCCTCATCTAacgcctcccaggagtacttatcttccattagagactaagtacccaagagaggacactaaaatacacagttccgtcgagcacacctcaagggagaactcaaaaatctatatttttctatcaggatcataaatgagagaataaagcttacaacattcttaagtcatttcttacatcactttattacagtacagaatattacctcaatttattataacagtggaatataacaatgttatcagagttttagaggaagcaagattaatttaatgacatggtggagcattaatgtagtggacatttttatacaagagatgctagcagattttacatcttgtCTTATAAAAaactttagtgagggttataaataaacactacggtcgtagcgggaaaggaatcctctctgagcccaccaggagtgaaagtgcaatcaagccttaattataggttttggtgataatgacctcacaattagagaactaatgagatttatcaagatgacaagcagagaatttatattcgaggatgctacacgaaatagaggagcccccaactacaaatatagatggcttcaaactcaaaggaggtttaaattcttttatatattgaatttgagtataggaaaac belongs to Miscanthus floridulus cultivar M001 chromosome 4, ASM1932011v1, whole genome shotgun sequence and includes:
- the LOC136549172 gene encoding peroxidase 2-like, translated to MREDTHQQGLVFSHPNHNHLRIQNQTVKIDHRLVSCGPCYIRAPPSVKFASGVVVANHTQSGANAKKLDAKLAALVALLALLGPVACHGASIICQGGWVRPVPSLLGGGLVCPGNLTSYPLKKSPAPSATALKVGLIRLFFHDCFVRGCDASVLLRNTSCSSDPTEMFGLPNINSLRGFEVIDAAKAALEAACPGVVSCADTLAFAARDASSVLSGGRISSFAMPAGRHDGRVSLANETTDNLPGPFCDLDALNNFFAAKGLDTNDMVTLSGAHTIGQARCAFVSNRTDMNATLAKDLKDKCRSGGNTKVALDYKTPDTMDVQYYQNVNDDDVVLDSDAALSSPQTKPLVDTYAAGSSGNLWETKFAAAMVKMGSIEVKTSPGADAEIRMKCSIYN